The Rahnella aceris genome contains the following window.
CGCGACCAGCAGTAACAGCGCAATGCCCGTCATGCCCGGCAGGAAAGCATTTCTATTCATTGATTAAATCTCAGAAGCGGGCTGCTTTTTCAAACAGCCCGGGAAGGGATTATTGCTGTCCGAACAGTTTCGCGAAGCGGTCGAGAACGTCTTTACGTGATGCGGAAGCCTGTGATGCTTCCGGTAATAATTTCAGCGATTTAAACAGCGGGCGTTTGGCGTCGATATCCGTACGGGCCGGCATCAGCCAGGCATCGGCGACCAGTTTCTGGCCTTCAGGCGACAGCGCGTAATCGATAAAGGCTTTGGCTTCTTTGGGCTGCTGGCTGGATTTGAGGATCATCATCGGGCGCGGGGCGATAACCGTTCCGCTGCTCGGGAAAATCACTTTGACCGATTCACCGTCCTGCATACTGGCGTAAGACACATAATCAACCGCGCCAAATACCGCAGCTTTCGCGCCCTGTAAGACCGGCGTCAGCGCCTGTGCGTTGGGTCCGGCGATAATCATGCCGTTGGCTTTCAGATCCTCAAACAGTTTCCAGGCCTGTTGCGCGTGGGCATTTTGTAGACCGATCAGCAAATCCAGAGACGCCCCGGAGAGAGACGGATCCGGCGTGGTCACTTTGTCTTTGAATTCCGGTTTGGCTAAATCGCCCCAGTCTTTAGGCTCGGTCGTCCCACTTTTTGTGTTCCAGACGATGCCCAGTGCGGAAATACCCTGAGCGACGTAATAGGGGGTTTTAAACTGCGCGGGAACCTGTGCCGCATTGGGGCTTTGGTATTCAAGCAACCAGCCACGT
Protein-coding sequences here:
- a CDS encoding ABC transporter substrate-binding protein, with translation MTAMTLSLAMAAGNAQALTLYTAGPGSLAKKLAAGYEKQTGVKVDVFQATTGKVMARLEAEQANPRADILISASWDTATDLEQRGWLLEYQSPNAAQVPAQFKTPYYVAQGISALGIVWNTKSGTTEPKDWGDLAKPEFKDKVTTPDPSLSGASLDLLIGLQNAHAQQAWKLFEDLKANGMIIAGPNAQALTPVLQGAKAAVFGAVDYVSYASMQDGESVKVIFPSSGTVIAPRPMMILKSSQQPKEAKAFIDYALSPEGQKLVADAWLMPARTDIDAKRPLFKSLKLLPEASQASASRKDVLDRFAKLFGQQ